The genomic stretch TCCTGAGCCACCCCACGGCACCGGGACGGGTCTCGGGCATCCCCCAGCTCACACGTGGGTGGGGGTCCCCAACGGGCAGCAGACACCCCGTGGGGCAGAGGGGTCTGGGTGGCCCTGGGCTGCTCCGGACCGGTCCGGATGCATCCTGCATCCCCCTAGATGCCACGCACCGTTTCATCACGTGCGTTACCTGGGTTTTAACCAAAACGCTGGGCCGTGCCGACACTTGAGGTGCCGCAGCCCAGCTCCCGGCACGGGGCAGGAATCCGGCCCCGATGGCAACTTTGAGCTCAAAACCCCGCTCGGCgctccccgtccccgtccccggaGCCGTGGTGGTGACCGGTCCCCGCCGGGGCACGGCAGGAGCCGACATCGCCCGGCGGCCTCATCCTGCACCGGGTGGCAAACGCAGAATCCCGGGGCCGTCCTGGGACTTTTCGGATAGTCCCTAAGTGACCGCTCTCCCCCTCCGCAACCTGCCCATTGTGCCATGTGTCACTTTGTGCCGCTGTCAAACCCACCGGCCTGTCCCAGCCCGGCGGAGCCGGTGAAAGGCGCAGCGGGGGGTCACACTCTATGCCACTAATTAGGGCCCGGCGGCCGAGGGTTCCCATACACACCTGCACGTCATGTGAGGAAAGGCAAAGAATGGCAGGACCAGCCGAGCGTGAACCAAACAAGCCAacccaagggaaaaaagaaaaaaaaaagaaaaaaaaataaattgctgggCTTGCTGTCGCATTTTCTATCAGACAaaacagggatggggagggggggcaggcagCGAGGAGCGGGGCTGCCGGACCCCGGCCCCGGGCGGGCGATGCAGGCACCGGCTGGGCTGAGGAGTTTGGAGAGGCTGCGGGGAGGAGATGGCCCCAAGGGGACAGGAGAAGTGATGgagaggggggctgggggatcCCACCCCGGCAGGATGGAccgtggggtgctggggtgggtgggtggggggaggatgcacagctcctgcagccagggctggagcacagggaACAGACCCAGCCATCCTCCCCAGGCTGGGCCAGCGGTAGGATGTGGGCCGCAGCCCCCAGGAACCCGCCAGCCCCTTGGCCACCCCCGCAAACCCATGGCAGCTGCCACCTCCCGCAGCCACGCCAAGGACATCTGCCCAGCTCCGCTTCCGAGTGGCCCGGCAGCTCCGGCGCAGAGGGCAAGGGGATCCTGGCGTCTTCTCCAGGTCATCCAGGACCTGCCCGTCTGCACCGCTGGGATGCTgcggcggcagcgccggggagggggcgagATGCCGGTGGAGCCGGTTAGCGATGAGATGGGAAGAGGGCCACGGGAGCAGCGAGCTCTCCATCACCAGGAACCTCCCTCTGCCCAGggacgtgtgtgtgtatacacagaaaaatccaATTTCTGTGTGGTGCCGCCCTGCGATGCCaccatcccctccctccccggtCCCCACCGCGCAGCCCCAGGCTCTGCCGCAGCCCACGGGGTCCGGGAAACCCTTCACAAGGCTCTCGGGGAGCTAAATTTGGACTCCTCCACCGAGGCTCTGCCGAGCTGCGACTCAGGGTCGCAACCCCAGGGAGCAATCTCAGGTCTGGAACTGAATCCACGTTGCCGGGCAAGGCAGGGAACAGCAGGGGCAGAGAAACCAAAGAGACCAGACAATTCAATGctcctctgtcctgctgagcCCCGCGAGCCCCTCGCTCCTCCCCGGAGGCTGGGGGGACCCAGGCTGAGGGCACAGCCTGATGGGACCCCACGAGGCTcagcacccagctcctgcccagcagcagcacccaagGAGAGATGTGTCGGGGTGCCCAGGACTCGGGGATCTCCCTggtccctctcctcctgcttcccacGTCCCCAGCGGGCAATGCCACGTTCCAAACCCCACCGGCCACAGCTCCCAAAGGCACCGTCCTCAGTCTGCGGCCGGCCCAGCGCTGCCACCGTGCCCAGACCCAGCGCCGAGTCCCAGCAGGAGATGAGCGTCATGGCTAAGGGGGCTGTCGGGACGCCGCAGAGGAGATGGGATGTGTCCCACCAAGCTCGCTGAGTTTAAAGCACGCTGTGGGGCAGGGCGTGGGGCACCCCACTCTGCGCAAGCAGCCGCCGAGCCCACGTGCGGGCAGCGGCATGGTTCGCTGCGCTGTTTTTCGTAAAGATGGGTCAAGCCAAAGGCCAGGAGGTGATAAGTGCTTCTTCTACTCACTTGTGCTAATGGATTCGCAGCGCTGGGAAGCAGCTGCTAATACCTCTCCCGCCTCTCAGGAGAGCCGGCCCCAGCAGagcagtgcaggcagctctctgcctgctcctgccagccagccctgcttgCCCGTGGTCCTGCTCGGCCCCCCCGGCTTCCCCCAGCTCCGGGTGCTGGGCCGGGGTCGGGGTGCCAGGCTGTAGTTGGGGATCACGTAGCTGCTCCTGTGCAGCTGGGATCCCACGCTGCCGGGACCCCGGGCACCCCGTGCAGGCGGGCACCCAGCCGTGGGGCTAGGGCCAGGCTGTGGCATCGCCGTGGGGCACGCAGGGTGGGAAGCCGGCGCGGTGGCACACGCCAGAGACCTCCCTGGCACAGGGGCCTGGCATCCCGGGCGATACCCACGGCGTGCAGCCACCCGTCCCACCCAGACCTGCCACGCTGCACCCACGTGGCGTGGTACCATCCAGCCACTCAGCTGCCCTGGGTTCCGGTCCTGTGCACCTCTCCCAACTCCCTCTGACCTACAGTGGCGACAGGACACCCAGGGCAGGACTTTGTCCCAGCCTGGATGTGGCTGCCGGAGCGTCTGGCTTTGCAGAGCCAGCCTGGCAAAGCTGGGACTGCCCGTGCAGCTCCCGGGGCCAAGCGATGCGGGGGCAAACCACGGCTTCCTCTAAAATAAAAGTACTTGGCTGCGGTCACGGCGGGCAGGAAGAAACTTGGAAACAAGCGGGTTTGCCTTGAAAAGCCAGGAAGAGCCCCGGAGCCCCGAGCCAGGATGTTGGAGCGAGAGGGGTCCAGCTGAGCTCCAGGGAGGGGAGAGCCCACAGACACCCCGTGGGAGCTCGGCCCCACGCCGCACCGGGGGAGGACGACCCAGCACCCCACGGGTGCCCGCCGGAGCCTGCCGCGCCAGCCCTCGgtccctgccctgtcccctccGGGCTGGGGCAGAGCGGCTGCGCAGAGGCTGGTTGGGGGCTGCGGGCACCGCGCCAGGCCGGGACCCTCCAGGCAGGCGACGGGGGCggctgctctcccagcccagCAAACTGTCTCCCATGGGTGCACAAAGAAGCGGCCGCAGCGGCCAGAGCCTGTGCCTGCAGGATCCGGCCAGGGAGCCCAGCGGGAGGGTAGGACCTGTCCCTAACGCCACGAGAAACAGCCCGGGCTCCCTGcggccccctccctgcccacccagtGCCCCCCCTGGGGCCAAGGACTGGCTGTCACCCAGCGTGAGCCGGGCAGAAGTCACCCGTGGgtggctgctccctgctccgTGTTGACAGCAAACACGGGCGGGCGGCTGGGCAGAGCCGGCCGCGCTCGGCTGTGCCGGGAAGGTGCAGCCGGGACCGTGCCAGCCCGGAGCCACCCGGCTCGGGGACGAGGGAGGTGACAACAAAGCTCCCTCCGGCCCTCCTGACCCAGAGCGAAGGCACAAAGGTCGCACAAACGTCCTTGACGCCTCAGTGCCTGCCGTGCCGCGGGTGCCGCGGGTGACCCCTCGATGTGGGGCTGGTGTGACGCCCGGCTCCCTGAGGGCAGGGGGGGATGGGGGTGcagcctggggtgggggggctgagGGTGCCAGCGTTGAGCCAGCAGCCGCAGGACCCGCGGGCTGCTGTGAGCGGGGCGCACGGGGATGGAGAGAGCTGccggcacccatgggtgcagcGCAGGGGAGACCTGCACGGCGCAGCGCACAGTCCTGGTGGTACGGACACACAGACGTCCCCTCGATGGCCGCGGCCATCCTCAGGGGCTCCAGGTGGGACGCGGTGCCTCCTGCACGGCCGCGTGCCCAGGCTGCGCCCGCAGCTCCCCCCACGCATGGCTGACCCCAGGGGCACCCTGGTAGGGCCTGCGCCCGCACGCAGGAGCGCTGCACCCTTTCGGGGCGGGGGAGAGGGTCACACTGGGGACGTGGACCCCCAGAGAGGACTCGGAGCCGCCACGGGGGCGGGCGGTCTCTCGCTGCCGGGTCTCAGCACTGTCAACGCCATTTGCCCCCCATGGCGGGTCAGCAGGGGCTCCATCGCCTGGAGGGCACCCGGTGCAGCCCAGCACCGCTGCAGGATCGGCCGCAGCCCAGCGCGCACCCCACGGCCCTGGGGGGCCCCGGGGGACCGTGACACCTTTGGCAGCCCCTGCAGCTGCAGACCCCAGGAGGGGGTGACAGACCCCCAGACCCACGACagtccccgtgcccccccccgaGAGACCCACTCAGCCCCTCCCAGGGTCTCGGCAGCGAAGGCAGGACCCCTGCgtgcgggcagggagcagggcaggatggaTCCCGCACCCATCGTACCCCCCGGCCCGGAGGCAGAGGGGGGGCCGTGCCGttccgtgtgtccccccccgtgtcccccggCACTCACtcagcctggggctgctgctgtaGTCGCGGGTGACGGCCAGGGCGTGCTCccgggcggcgggcagggccgcCGCCGCTGCCTGCACCTTCGTGGCGGCCATGGCCGGGGCTGGAaccggggctggggccgggcgAAGCGCCCCGGGCTTTGTACCCCCCCGCACCGGCCCGAGCCGGTCCCGtcccgccggggccgccccgcccgcAGCACCGACAGCCCCGGGAGCCGCCCCAGCGCCGTGTTGGCTGTAAACAGCGTGAgggagcggcgggagcggcccccccggcaccccccccccccccccagcccctcagccGGGCGGCGGAGCCGGGTACGGGGGTACGGGGGGGGGTGAGCGGGAAGGGGACGGGGGGggtgggaatggggatggggatggggatggggatggggatggggatggggatgggatggggatgggatgggatgggatgggatagggtgggatgggatggggatggggatggggtggggatgggatagggatggggatggggatggggatgggatggggtgggatggggatggggatggggatgggatggaatggggatgggaatgggatggggatggggatgggatgggatgggatgggatgggatgggatgggatggggaggggaatgggatagggatgggatgggaatagaatgggatggggatgggacgGGGATGCGATGGGGATGCGATGGGGATGGGatagggatggggatgggaatgggacagggatgggatggggatggggatggggatgggatgggatggggatggggtggggtggggatgggatggaatgggaatggggtggggtgggatggggatgggatgggatggggatgggatgagatggggatggggatggggatgggatggggatggggatggggatgggatagGGATGGAGATTGGATAAAGGTGGCGTTTGGGGCAGCATTAGGAGCAGGGATAAGGGTGGGGATGTGTTGGGGGGAGGGCTGGGGTAAGGCTGGGGTTATGGGGACAGGTAGGGGTGAGGGGTCTGCACCCCCCCCACTGCAGGCTCTGGGTGTGggtgcagaggcagagcagggctgggatcAGGGCGGGGGGGTGTCGGGTGCGATGGGTGGTTTTGCGGCATCTGGGATGGGGCCTGTGCACAGGGCGGCCCTGtgcctgctggggaagggggggcatggggggctgctggggtgtAGTGGCGATATCCCCAAGTGTGCACGCGCGGAGGGGGCTCTGGCGATGCACAGGGGTCGGAAGAGCAGGCAAGGCCGGGCTTCCCACCACCTCCCTGCAACGCCACCCACTAAAGGTTGCTGGTACTGGGGAGCGGCTCAGCCACAGCCCCCGAAGGCaatggaggaggaggcaggcaggaggcaggacGTAACTTTTATTAACCATTAGAAACCATAAGAAATCACATTATTCGTTAAAGTTTTACAtccagtacttttttttttttccacttttttttttttttttttccccaattgcACAGGtcaggaggagctgctggaggcgAGCAGAGCGGGGCGGGCTGGGGGCGAGCTGGCTTCCCCGCGGGACCTTCTCAACCCCCCGGGACAGCTTCGCTGGGGATATTTgctttgggagaagagactttggagaagcagcagctttggatCAGATTTGTGAAAGCAGCATTGAGGTTTAAATTTGCAGAGGAGGCTTGCCGTTTCATtgcagggcagcccctggcctCCCTGCCTCGCTTCCCACCTCTCCCCTCCGGCAGCGGGAGGAGGACGCAGGAGACCCGTGTAGATGCCCCGAGCTGGGCAAACACACTGGGGACACCCCAAAACTCTCAGGCTTTGGGGccttttttgaaaatgcaactggatcttgctttctctgaaacaccccaaaacctcctCTACCCGTGAAGGTGCAAGGAGGTCACTTTTCCGTTAAACCGGACCAAGGTTCCTCCCAGTGAGCCCAGCATGGGAGGAACCGGGGTCCGATAACCTCGGAAAATTCCCACGGTTCAGCCGCTCCcggggggaagagggaaaaaccGAAGCAGAACAAGTCCCGGGGGAGGTTTGCAGGCAGGATCCCCCATCTCGGCTTCCCCGCTGCCCGCTCTGCCCGCCTCGGCTCGATGTCTTTAAATACCACGTTTGCAGACCGGGGGAGGATGAAGAACGgcaatataaatataaattaagtgacgaggggaagggagaaggtcTTTGTCCTGTCAAGATCCAAAGCCTCAGTCAAACACGTCATCGGGGTGTTGGGGTTTGAGCACCCCAGGGCACCAGGAGGATCCGGCAAATACCACGTGTAGGGAGAGGTACGGAGGTGTTGGCAGCGAGCTGTGGTCTGAGCCGGGATGGGAGAGGGGAGCTCGTCACCGTGAACCGaactctgtccctgctgtcTGCATCCCTGGGCAAaccctgcctcagtttccctacctgcagctggggaggacCGACCCCTCCTGAGCTCGCAGAGCAGCACGAGACCTAAGGGCTCGCTCCCGTAAAGTGCTCCAGATGTGAGGTGACCAATAAATGCTATTTCATAGAAACACTcgatttaaaggaaaaataaaaatcacctaaaccttttcataaaatcatttattttaaatatttccctgcAAAATCCCGGGAGCATGCAGGCGGGCGGCTGTGTCCCCCTGAGGGACTGGTCCCTagagagcagcagcctgggcggggggctgcagcccacgCAGCGATGCTCAGCCCGGGCCAGGCTGGGGGGTTGCTCAGTGGTCGTTATTGTTATTATACACCAAAGCACagcgggggggtgcggggggtgcGGGGGACGAGCCCCAGGGTAGCtcctgggtgctgggagggggctgggggcatCACCCCGCTCCTGCCACAGCCGTGTCCCTGCAGCGGCTGTGTCACCAGAGCGTCCTGCCACGGCGATGCCGCCGCAGCGTCCCCTGCCACGGCGATGCTCGCACCACAGAAGGGCCAGACTCTGCCCAGCGTAGCCCCCCCCTCAGCAGATGCCGGGGGGCCGTGCTGTCCCCCTCACGCAATTCCCCTCTCGTTTTTTGCCACCGGCAGGGCTCCGAGCCCACCATCAACCCTACGGAGCTCATTGCCCCCCCCCAACATCCCCAAGCCATGCCCTGCCTGAGAACAGCCCCCAGCACCGCACACCTGAGGCCGAATCCTGCCCCGCGGGAAGCCATCGGCACCCTCTGGGATCGGGGTGTCAAGGGCGGGGGCAGCAGCTGAGGCTGCCCCAGAGTCAGGGCAGAGCCCCTGCCTTCGCAGGCAGtgggggctcagcaccccccaGGGCTAGACCAGGCGCTGGGAGCAAGGCAGGGGGTGCTCAGGATGGGGCTCActgcaggacagggctgggggtgcttTGGGGTACCACAAAGAGCCGCCGCGGCCTGACCCGACCCAGAGGGGCAGACCCCAGTGTCACGACTGCCCACGTGTCCGCATCCCCCTCGGAGGGGTTTCCGTGCCGGGGGCAGGACAGTGGCCTGGCTGCATCCCAccacagcccccccagggcGGTCGGaggctcctccagcagccccgggGGTGCGTCGGGGTGGGACAGCACCAAAACAGGCTCTGGGGCGGTGGTTTGGCTCTACACGAGCAGGCACGGAGGAGCCTGGCGATGTCCCGTGAGTCAGGGCAGCCGCTTGCTCCTGCGCGCAGGGACCACTGGTGTGGGGGGGCTGGAGACATCGCCGGCACCATCGGTCCCCCCAgagttcccccctccccggccccgggcGGGGGCTCCGGCAGGACAAACATCCCATGGGGGCAGTGCTCCCCACCGGCGGAGGGGACCTGGACCCCACAGCCACCGGGATGCAGCGAGACCACCTCAGCCAGAACACAAAGCTCTTggcaggtggggaaactgaggcccGACGCTTGCCCAAGGACACCACGGCCGGGCAGAGACCGAGCCCGGCGCTGTCCTGCGCTCTCCCTTTCGGGGTGCCCTCCCAACTCCCCGAGGCCTCGGCGGTGACCCCAGTGCCACGGGCCCCAGGGTGACAGTCCCGAGGGACCGGTGCTCTGCGGTTTCACCCACCAAAGGTGGTAAAAGACCAGGGGGCATCAGCAACCCCCCCAGAGCCGCTCCTCTCCCAATCCACCCAGCACAGACCACAGCATCGTCTTCCAAACCCTGAACGGGCGATACCTGGGGGGGGGACCCGGCCCCGGGCAGATCCAGCGGCATCAGCGAGGGACAGGACAGCGCCGGTGACACGggacccccagggaccccctccaAGGTGTGACCGGGTTCAGCGTCAGCCCTGGGGTGAGGATCTGCGGGGTGTCATCCACGGCTGTGTCGGTGTGTCTGGGGCGGGGGCCAGGCGTGCACGCtcacacacgtgtgcacacactCGCACACACACCCGGGTGGGTGGTAAACGGTTTTCCACATCCCACCTGCCAAATCAAACCCCGGTGCGGGGCATGGAGGGCGTGGGGGCCGCGgggatggggcggggggagacCTTTTGACACTCATTTTGATTTAAGGGCTTGGTTTCTTGCTGGGTATAGAATTGTCTTTCCTTTCCAGGCGCGTGTAAGGCTCAAAAGCAGAAGTGCCCAGTCCGTAAGTGCCCGGGAGGTCGtgcaggctgcccaggagcGGCCCCCCAAAGCACAGCGGGGCGGCCGGCAGCCtgggcgaggaggaggaagaggaggaggcgAGAGAAGGGACCTGCAGGCTGAAGGCTcccggccccggggggctgcTCCCGCCGCCGATCCCGGGGGACGTGGTTCCCGGGGTGGCCAAGCTGGATCCGTTGCCCGTCGGACTGCTGATGGGGTTGGAGGTGGgagagaggaggctggggggggccgggaCGGAGAGGAGCCGGCCTTGCTCCAGCAGCCGGAGGATGTTGCAGGTGGCGAAGGACTCGGAGGTGGCGGTGGAGCGTTTCTCAGAGTCCCTGCTCTGGTCCTTCTTCTGCTTCGTGCGTCGGTTCTGGAACCAGACCTtgacctgggggggggggacgggggggacggGGCAGGGGGACAGAAAGGCACAGACGGAAAGAGAgcgcggggggggccggggaaAGAGAGGCGAGAACCAGGAGAGAGTGAGAGAtacgagagagagagagagacgtATTAAAATAAACGCCCAAGTGAGATCCATCCCCCGCCACAGGGACTGCGGAGAAGTTGCTCCTGCCTGCCGCTGCCAGGGAAATGGCAGGTTCTGCAGGTGCCAGGAGGGAGCGGGACGGGAGCCCGGGAtgggagccctgggacaggAGCCCTGGGACGGGAGCCCGGGCATGGGAGCCCTGGGATGGGAGCCCTGGGATGGGAGCCCTGGGATGGGAGCCCTGGGACGGAGCCCTGGCATGGGAGCCCTGGGATGGGAGCCCTGGGATGGGAGCCTGGGCATGGGAGCCCTGGGATGGAGCCCTGGGATGGAGCCCAGAGCCAGAAGCCCGGGGCTGAGCCACCCTGCCGCTGTGCTGGCTCTCCCGGGGGAGCTGAGCTACGGGGTGTGCTGGGTTCTCCTCTGCAATGGTCATCAAACCCAAGTTTGTGTCCCCACCTGCAAACCCTTCCCTCGCCGACCAAGACGCGAGGCAGTGCGGAGGGTCCCTGGCTTGGCTGCAGTGCAGGGGAACGCGTTAGGGGACAGGATGGCTTCTGGTGGCCGTGGATCTCTGGGCACAGACCCGCTTCTGTGCCCAAACCCAGCAGGGGACATCCCCATCCTCTGGCCAAAGTCAGGAGTGGGTCAGGCTGAGGCCCCATGGGACCCCCCTGCCCCGGACTTGCCCGGTGGGACGTGGTCCCCGGTCCCCAGCCCGCAGCTGCCGTCCCCCTGCGGCCGCCCCCGCACCCCCTAACCTCTCCCCTGGGAGGGCAGCCCCCTGTTTCCGTCCCTccctggcagagcagaggggtaggagaggcagagagagagacagagagaggcgTGAGGGACAGACAGATGGATGGAGATGGAGGTGAGGGAAGGAGACGGATGGGAAGACACTCGGATTAGAGCGTGGCGGACGGGAGTGGACGAGTCGGGCGCTGGCCAGGACCCCGGGGATAAACCCCCGCACATCAGCACAGGCTTCGTCCCGGTCCGCTCTGGGGCCAGCGGGTCTCAAACTCATCCGAGTCATCGGAAACTCATCGGGGCAGGACAGTCGCTCACTGACACGGCCCTCCCGGCACAATAGACCCACAGTACAGAGCTAATGGAGCGTGGGGGTGGAGGACGTCtcagcccccccggccccttTCCGGGGACATAATAGCGGAGACGACGTCTGGGCGAAGCTGGCCGGAGGCTGGGGATGCTCAGGGAGGAGCGGTGGGAGGACACCAGGACCATGGGGCCGAGCTAAGATCCCACAGCCAAAACCTCCTGGGACCACGGGCCGCTGCCAGCCCACGTCCTGCCCCCCCTTACCCGCGGGGTCCCATGTGGAAGTTCTCGAGGACGTTCCCTGCCCGTGCACACCTCGGTCTCGCACAGGGACCCTCATGGCCACCGGGACCGCTGGGCCCAGGTCACAGCCCAGCCGCGTGCTCTGGGCTGACGTCCCCTCCCCTTGTCCCCATCGGTCCCTCCGTGCCAGCGAGCAGGACGGGTTTGGGCAGGGCTGCGTGCTCCCACAGTCCTGCGTCCCGGGGTACGGCAACCTGACGCAGAATTAGCAGCCCACCAGCTTTTCTGGTGGGGACCTCCCAGAGCTGCAAACTCTGGGGAGCACCGAGCCCCCCGGCACAGGCGGCGGGGCCCAGTGGGactcctgcagccccccagtCCCGCGTCATTACTGACACCTTAACGAAGGTCTGCTGTAAGTCCATACAGAAACACAGACCCCCAGCGCTCTCCGCTCGAAGTATCCCCCAGCCAGCCAACTCTGCGGGAGCAAGAGCTCCAGAACCCCCGTCAGCAGGATTACATCCCTGAGGATGGGCACCAAGTGCGCAGGAGCTGCCCGCGTTTTCCCAGCCCAGCCGGGTGCGCAGCGGGAGGCGGCAGCGGGCTGCTCGtctcctgggcagggagggcgcaccagcacccaccagcacccaccagcacccaccagcacccacccagCACCCGACACCACCGCCCGCAGACCGTGCTCAGCATCTCCTGACCTGCTGTGCCACAGAGGATGGAGACCGAGGGATGTGCCGGAGCTCATCCTCTCGGCTGAGGACCATCCTCCATCCCTGAGCCCCAAACCTGGGTGCTCCAGAGCCCCGCAGCCGCAAGCCCAACCCGAACCCTGATTCCTTCAGCCCAGCGTCCACCTGAGCCCGCTGCGGAGGCTCCAGGGCTGGGAAcccaccagcagctgcccccccccgcacccTCCTGGTTTGAGTGCATCCCCTCCAGGCACCCCGAGGTGCTGATGGGTCTCAGAGaccctccccagctgcacacGGATTGCAGTgcaaagggaaactgaggcacggacAGCCCCTGCAAAGCGCTCTGCACTGCAAAGCACTCTGAATCGGGGCTCCTAACATGGCAGGAAGAGGCTGCAggacacagaatcacagaatcacagaatcacagaatagtttgggttggaagggacctttaaaggtcatctagtccacccccctgccatgggcagggacaccctccactagcccaggttgcccaaagccccatccaacctggccttgaccactgccagggagccaggggcagccacagcttctctgggcaccctgggccagggcctcagcaccctcacagggaaggattgctgcctcagATCTACTCCGATATCAGGCTGAGCAGCCCAGGCAGGGTGTCGCTCCGTCGGTTACCATTCCTACTGACTTTGGAGCAAGCGACCTGAGCAGAGCACAGGCTCATCACCGCACGTCAGAGGAGGACAAGCACAGGCACGGGAGCAAGGACCGAGCCCCCGGGGATGAGGCAGGTGCAGCAGGCTCCCGCTCCGCAGCGTGGCAGCTGGTGCAGCCAAGGGGACCGGCCATCGGGAGTCAGGGCTTCTCCTAACACAAGGAGCAGGAGGTATCAGGTGCCGTCACCCGGTAGCGGCTGGAAACCTGAGCAGACGGTGTTAGTCCCTGCCACAGGGCGCCCTGGATGCCAAAACGCAAGTGGGCTGACAAGGAGACTCAAAGAAACTGTGGGGGAACAGAGCCATCGAGATTTAACATGACCATCTGGGTACCTCCTCGTGATGAGCGCTTCCTATGATGCTGGAAAGACATGGCAAGGACGGGACCACTTTTCACCCCACATACTGCCTTCTCTACTCTTCCACCCCTGGCCACCAGTAGAGACAGGCTCCGCAGGCCTGCTGTCCCCTCAGGCCAGCTCTTATCTTCTGGCTGTGGTCTACAGGTTGTGAAAAACAAGCACAGCTCAGCAACAGCAAAGGGCCCTTGGCCCTTCCAGGGAAGCTCCTTTCTCCTGGGCGTTTTGGCTTTTGGTCTGTGCTGGGTCTgcgctgctgcttctcctgggaGCTCCTGGTCAGCCGGGAAGGAACTCTCCAGGGGCAGCAGTCATCTGTTCGGGTACGCAATTAATAGCAATCTGGATGGGCAAGTCCAATAAAGAGATGGATATAAAGTGATGGGCATGAATTTCTGGTGCTGACCCCCAGTTCCACACCCCTGGGGACGTGAGGGGAAATGCTGAAGgacaggagggagaaagggtAGAGGTGACACCGGTCTCAAATGTCCTGACACGGGGTTCAGCTGGGGAAGGGTGACAATATGATCCTCAAACCCCATTGGGTACCTCCTCCCCAGCGCTGCTCCCCACCGAGCCCCTTCCCAGCCGGAATATCCTCCGCTCTCGCTCCTCCTTTGCTAGGGCAGGCTGATGCCATCAGTGATGATTGCACCTCCATTACAGCTATAGAGAGAAACTTTCTGTAGCCCGCCCTGCCTTCATCCTAGGTCGGATCCTCCTGCAGAACGTTCTCCCATCCTCGAC from Balearica regulorum gibbericeps isolate bBalReg1 chromosome 4, bBalReg1.pri, whole genome shotgun sequence encodes the following:
- the VAX2 gene encoding ventral anterior homeobox 2 isoform X4, with the translated sequence MPAPRVGEGRLRRGEAEGRRPPAVPGHGGMSDGGAEPGRSPVLLAEPAATGRAREKAPTRAELESALRGGGGGSGFKDIPGTSAVSPGSSKECAPDSESPSGAGEADYCRRILVRDAKGTIREIVLPKGLDLDRPKRTRTSFTAEQLYRLELEFQRCQSRSGSRTDARSRRRTRAGTLRNAPPPPPSPSPPATSSGCWSKAGSSPSRPPPASSLPPPTPSAVRRATDPAWPPREPRPPGSAAGAAPRGREPSACRSLLSPPPLPPPRPGCRPPRCALGGRSWAACTTSRALTDWALLLLSLTRAWKGKTILYPARNQALKSK
- the VAX2 gene encoding ventral anterior homeobox 2 isoform X3, encoding MSDGGAEPGRSPVLLAEPAATGRAREKAPTRAELESALRGGGGGSGFKDIPGTSAVSPGSSKECAPDSESPSGAGEADYCRRILVRDAKGTIREIVLPKGLDLDRPKRTRTSFTAEQLYRLELEFQRCQYVVGRERTELARQLNLSETQGGTETGGCPPRGEVKVWFQNRRTKQKKDQSRDSEKRSTATSESFATCNILRLLEQGRLLSVPAPPSLLSPTSNPISSPTGNGSSLATPGTTSPGIGGGSSPPGPGAFSLQVPSLASSSSSSSPRLPAAPLCFGGPLLGSLHDLPGTYGLGTSAFEPYTRLERKDNSIPSKKPSP